tgaaataCAATAATTGGGAtaaaaaaatctttggaaaacAGCACATATTTTAAGAGCACCAGGTACACGTCAAACTTGAACCGTAGTGTGGGAAGAGAAGGATGCCTGCCAATGATGACATCTTCACAAAAACGtcttctttttggaaggaaagatGGTGCTCATACTTCTTGCCACATTTGAAAAACTACATCTCCATTGAAAGAAGCGATGTCTTCAAGCTGAATAATCATTAACATTTCCAggcaaaaaagggaaagaaaaatcatgttCTCACTACCCACTATCCCCTTGCTCTAAAACCAAAGCTACATTCCTCTTCTGAatctttgttctgttttgagaATGTAGCATACTTGGATAATAAAAAACTTGTTCTGTTTTCAGAATGTAGATACTTGAGTAATAAAAAACTCTACTGGAGATTACAACCATGATCTCTCATGCTACACCAACTGTCTGGTGACATCCCTCCAAACCATCCAGATCTATAAAACATGTATGCTGAATAAGCACAGCTGGCCCTTACAATGTGGGTAAGAATGTGTGGGTGCACCTATAcacagattttcttctgcctccaccaACCGTGAGGCAGCAAGATCaatcccttttcttccttctcctttgccTACTCAGTGTGAAGACTGTAAGGATGAAAATCTTGATGATGATTCACTTCTACATAATAAATAGCAAATGCatcttttctttatgatttttcttaaattttctctaGCTGACTTTGCTATAAAAATACACTATATAACACATATAACATACGAAGTATGTGTTCATTGGCTGGGTTTAGAAGTAAGGCTTCCAAGCCACCCTGGAACATTTGTTGTTATGTGGGATTCAAAAGTTATACATAGATTTTTAAACGAACCTCCACATTCAAGGATCGGCTCTGCTTGAATTGTGAAAACATGAATTGTTAAATAATCAAATCTGCTTTTCATTTAAATGTCACCCCAGGGAATCATCTGAATATGTGAAGAGGTGATTTTTGagaaattagtagaagaaaaatagaaatggagaTCTTCGAGGTATCACCAGCTATCAAATAATATTCATTTCTGTTCATTAGTACAGTGTGTATGTCATACTAAATAAAACAAGGGAATTTCAAGTTAGCACCAGATTATTTAGAGAAATAAGTGTTTCTTTCTGCTCTGTTCAATATAGACTATCTGGAAGAGAATGCAACatactatatatttataaatacacattTGTGTAAATACATATAATGAATATGTAATGTCTTTACAGATAAGCTATTGGTATGGGTGAGGTTGGTGCATGACTGTGCATTTATGTCATGAACCTCAAAGGGTAGTCAAATATATGGCCTAAATGATGAATGAATTGAAAAGCAGGACCTGAAAAGCATGGACCCCAAGATTTAttgaacatgaaaaaaataaaggaaatacagCTATTCATTGAATTGGCATAATTAATTGCAAACATGTCAAGCTAAAAAGGGcttatatttaaataaagttaCATGAAAATATTGCATTCATAAACTTGAGACTCACAATAATCCTATGAAATGGTCCTACACCACtgagaaaatttgagaaaaaagttTCAAGTAACTTATTAATAAACCACAACTAGAATGTCCCCAGtgaggaatattttttatttttgcttaaaatattcCATAACACCACATAGCATGTGGTAggttaattcctttattttttgcaGATAAAGTCCTTCACACTTGCCCCTTCTCATCATTCACAAAAACCATGTAGCTGAATAATAATGTGCCTGAGTTCGTTCTGCTGGGGTTGATACAGAATTCTATTAGGAAGAAAATACTGTTTGTCACTTTCTTGCTAATTATTTCTACCATCAAGAGCAGCTAGGCACTTAGAAATCCAACATGTTTCTTCCTTTTGTATTTGTCCTCATCTTTAccacctctctctttcctcatccCCTAGAATGACTATGGATGGCTATTTGTagaagatctctctctctctcatggaGTGCATGATCTGAGTCTTCCCATCCCATTTCGTTGGTTTTCTGGAGTGCTTCATTCTTACCCTCATGGCTGTTGACTCAATGTGGCTGTCACTAAGGCCCTGACTACCTGACCCTCATAAGCCGCATCGGGTATGGTGGTGGCTGTGGCCTAGGAGCAATCCTGTGTGCATTCTcaaactcagatttttttttccctgagttgGCCTTTCTGTGGTCCCAATATAATTGGTCACCATTTCTGTGACTTGCAGCTCTTACTGAAACTTGCCTTCTCAGACACCTGTGAGATCAGCCTACTCCAGCTGCTGCCTGGCAGGGCCATTCATACAGTGACACATTCAGACTGATGCATCTCCCTTGCATTCTCTAGAAACCACAGTGcccaaaaaaggaagaaagcccACCCCAACTGCATCTGCCCTATCCCTGCGGTCACCTTGCtctttgtatttgtatatttacacacatatacGCTGCAATTGCCTCCCCCAGGGGTAAGAGGCAGACTTGTTTGATACAATCAGAACACCTTTACTCAACTCTCTGATTTACTTTCTAAGAaatgcagaaatgaaaaatgccATGAGGAAGTTGTTGAGCAAGAATAGATGATCTCAGATGATAAGGGTAAGTGGAGGTTTCAAAGCCATCTTCAGAGCTTGCGTTGACCTAGAAGTCAGTAGAAACATAAGACAAGAAGACAACATCTTATTTCTATGTACAATGGATTCAGTCTAATCGCATCTTGGGGAATGAGGGCTGGTTACTTCAGGAAAATAGGCAATAGAAATAGATATATTAGTTAACGTTAAGTCAAGATGGAAGGACAGAAAACTACATGTATAAACCTGCAACGAAGATATTGAAGAACTTgtttaatgatgatgatgatgatagctaGTGAGAACAGTAATGCCaatcatggaaataaaaagaaaatgtggtcacTAACTCAGGTCAggaattaaatgtattttcaaaaataaaataaatggattttcAAAGCTAGAATCCAGTGATTGAGTGGTATGTTAAGTTTCCTTAAGGTAAAATCTCTGCctggaaaatatgtaaatattctttGATTCCTTCCCCCAAAGGACCTGGTAGCACTGGTATAACTTGTTTAATAGGGAAAGGAAAATACTGAGACTGTTCAAGGATTATTAGATGTGGGTGCAGAGCTGACCGTGATATTACAAACCCCAGATTCTATTATGCATCTTTGTGGCTAGATTGAGAGATTATGGACAGCAGGTTACAGAGATATGGACCAAGCACATGCTACAGTCTGGCTTAGAGGTTCATGGGCTCAACTCAGTTTAATTTTAAGTTTAACTCAGATTACTTTCCCAGTCTCTGAATGCCCCTAGATACTGGCATAAATTTATTCATTCCTGTACTAGGAATAGTGCCCCTATGCTAGGAAGGACCAAATGCAAACTCCTGAACCATTCTCTGACCCCGAGAAAGATAGGGAATTAGAAGCAATCTCTCTCTCTGGAAGATACTGCAGAGATTAGTGTAGCCATCAAGGAAGTGCTTACCAAGGCAGCTGGGACCAAACTGTCATAGACAAAGTTTTCACCCCACAGGCAAACAGCCTTAGGTAAGGATTTAGCAGAATTGAAGATGTTACAGCCATctcaagaggaaaagagaaagccaGCTGCAACACTCTCCAGGTGCCAAATGTTGGAGCTTCACATTCCACAGAATATAGGGATGAAATAAACATACATTGAATTCGATGACAATTACTTTATTTTCTCAGGCTATTTTGCACAAGATGGGGACACCTCATCTACATAATTCTGCAGAAGTTGGAGGTTTATTCTTTTGACAAATTTAGCCTAAATAATTTCTGATATTAGTGTGAAGGACAGTGATGAAATGTGCATCAGCTTATACAAGACTAGTGAAAATCTACGCAGTGAACTATGCATGGACCCTTTCCTCACGCTGCTCCTGGACGTCAGCGGCCAGGGCATGCTGTAAATTCACAGACTTCCTTTGCTACGCTCACAGCCTAAGTAGGAGAGTAAAAGAGATATTTTAGGAGGAACTATATGACTGATAATACTGCTTTAACAACCCACAAATTAAGCCCCCAAATATATAAACACTGCCCACACATTTGGACATTCtaaataccttttttctttaatttcctcaGTTTAAATATAAACACTTTTGAGTAGGATGACATGTTAATTAAAGGGAAGGCAGGTGAATAGAAGCCTCTCTTCAAATGAAAGCAAAAAGGGTCTGATGGTCTGTGCATTTTAGATGTTGAGTTTAAGATTTATTTGTCGTAGATAGTTGAGGAAAGTATCTGATTATGAAACATTAGGAAAAATATGATAATAATGAGAAATAATCCCTTACTTCTTTGGAAGACGGAATGCTTTTATTTTACCACTCCCAAATCCTGTGAGGTTATAATTGTCTACCGTCTGTAGATGAGTTAACCAAGGCTAAGACAACTTAAGATCTTCCAGCTTAAATACTTCTTCCAATCATTTCCCATAAGCCCCCAAGAAAACATTTCTTCTCCACAGttttttcattgcattctttaCTTCTGAATTTCTCAGTGTATAAATCAGAGGATTTAACATGGGGGTGATAATGGTGTAAAATACAGCCACCATCTTATCCTCTGAAAAGGTAGTATCAGGACGCATGTACATAAAAGTACATGGGCCGAAAAAGATAATGACCACGGCAATGTGCGAGCCACAGGTGGAGAGGGCTTTGCGTCTGCCTTCTGCTGACTGCTTTTTCAGGGACACCAAGATAACGGTATAGGAGATGAGCAAGATCATAAAGCTCCCCAGGGCAATGGTGCCACTGTTGGCTGTCACAACAATGCCAACAACATACGTGTCTGTGCAGGCAAGTTTCAGCACAGGGTGGATATCACAAAAGTAGTGATCTATTTCATTGGGCCCACAAAAAGGCAATTGCACTACCAGAGCCACTTGAATAATGGAGTGTAAGAACCCACCTACCCATGTCCCCAGTAACATTTTATTACATCTCTCCCGGTCCATGATTCTCATATAATGCAGGGGTTTACAGATAGCCACATAACGGTCATAAGCCATTACAGTAAGGATGAAAATCTCAGTGCAACCAAAGAAATGGACCCCAAAGAGTTGCAACATGCACCCTACATAGGAGATAGTTTTGTTCTTTGCTAACAGGTCAACAATCATCTTGGGTGCTGTGACCGAAGAGTAACAAATGTCCACAAAAGACAAGTAGCTGAGAAAGAAATACATCGGTGACTTGCTAAGGTTGCCTGTGCAAACTGTCAGCATGATGAGGAGATTTCCCAGCAGGATGACTGTGTAGAGAGATGAGAACACCACCAAACACACTTCCTCAACCTCGGGGCTCTGGGAAAGGCCCCAGAAAATGAATTCAgttacattgtttattttttccatggaAGGAGTCCACAAGGTTGAGTTCCCAGGAGGCAATAAAATTACCTGCAAGAAACATAAAAAGGACATACAACATTTATTTCTAACTAAGAAAGATAATAGTCGTAATTGAAAATGGAAAGATGAACATGCATTGCTGATTGCCATGCACACTTAAAGCAGTTGTCATTCTGGTCTCCAGAGGAATAGttcttaaagtctattttggTCATTTTACTTCGATATAAGATCTCATTTACTTCAGATGAGGAAGCAAAGTctagaaagagaaagcaaatccACTCACTCTCACATGTTACCAAATCTCACTCTCACGCGTTACCAAATCTCTCTCCTCTCAAACCTTTCATCAAGGTTTATTCATCTGTTTCTACAATTtactcagtttttattttgtataaggCATACAGTTTTGAAATAGCTTCTGTGTTTTTGGATATGGTAACATTTACATATCTGGAAATGTTCACTTTATTTTTGACCCATGAGTCAAGACATATGCCCACATTTCCCCTTCTGAGCATGGCCACGTTCACT
This is a stretch of genomic DNA from Nycticebus coucang isolate mNycCou1 chromosome 14, mNycCou1.pri, whole genome shotgun sequence. It encodes these proteins:
- the LOC128566059 gene encoding olfactory receptor 4S2, with amino-acid sequence MEKINNVTEFIFWGLSQSPEVEEVCLVVFSSLYTVILLGNLLIMLTVCTGNLSKSPMYFFLSYLSFVDICYSSVTAPKMIVDLLAKNKTISYVGCMLQLFGVHFFGCTEIFILTVMAYDRYVAICKPLHYMRIMDRERCNKMLLGTWVGGFLHSIIQVALVVQLPFCGPNEIDHYFCDIHPVLKLACTDTYVVGIVVTANSGTIALGSFMILLISYTVILVSLKKQSAEGRRKALSTCGSHIAVVIIFFGPCTFMYMRPDTTFSEDKMVAVFYTIITPMLNPLIYTLRNSEVKNAMKKLWRRNVFLGAYGK